In Erigeron canadensis isolate Cc75 chromosome 1, C_canadensis_v1, whole genome shotgun sequence, a single window of DNA contains:
- the LOC122586100 gene encoding protein SRC2-like — MEYRTLDLTLISANGLKKSHLNNNMEVYAVASISGSNREFYKYRTPVDKHGGSDPRWNHPIKFNVEESLAQQNRLSLIVKIKSVGLFWDKKLGEVRIPIKELFDGVTKEGKPVQNISYQVTRPSGKNQGILNFSYKIGELFQEPVTAYPAAYPPQQRQPPVYGGYPAQAPVGYGGYPPPPPVYGGYAQPQPQPVVVQQRPASNYSGLGMGLGAGLLGGLLISDIASHSGGGCGGGCGGGCGGGCGGGGCGGGCGG; from the coding sequence atggaATACCGAACTTTAGACCTGACTCTCATTTCCGCAAATGGACTAAAAAAATCACATCTCAACAACAACATGGAGGTCTACGCAGTCGCATCCATCTCTGGCTCGAACCGCGAGTTCTACAAATACCGAACACCAGTCGACAAACACGGAGGGTCCGACCCGAGATGGAACCATCCAATTAAATTCAACGTTGAAGAATCTTTGGCCCAACAAAACCGACTAAGCTTAATTGTAAAAATCAAATCGGTTGGGTTGTTTTGGGACAAGAAATTAGGTGAAGTCAGAATTCCAATAAAAGAGCTTTTTGACGGAGTGACAAAAGAAGGCAAACCTGTGCAAAATATTAGCTATCAAGTGACACGTCCATCTGGGAAAAACCAAGggattttaaatttttcttataaaattgGTGAATTATTTCAAGAGCCTGTTACGGCTTATCCTGCGGCTTACCCGCCGCAACAACGACAACCACCGGTTTATGGTGGGTATCCGGCGCAAGCACCGGTTGGGTATGGTGGATACCCACCGCCGCCACCGGTGTACGGCGGATATGCGCAACCACAACCGCAACCGGTAGTTGTTCAGCAGCGGCCTGCAAGTAATTATAGTGGTCTTGGTATGGGGTTGGGAGCTGGTTTGCTTGGTGGTCTGTTGATTTCTGATATTGCTTCTCATAGTGGTGGTGGGTGTGGTGGTGGGTGTGGCGGTGGCTGTGGTGGTGGCTGCGGTGGTGGAGGATGTGGTGGCGGTTGCGGTGGTTGA